The Theropithecus gelada isolate Dixy chromosome 11, Tgel_1.0, whole genome shotgun sequence genome includes a region encoding these proteins:
- the KCNA5 gene encoding potassium voltage-gated channel subfamily A member 5, with translation MEIALVPLENGGAMTVRGGDEARAGCGQATGGELQCPPTAGLSDGPKEPAPKGRGAQRDADPGVRPLPPLPKELPQPRRPPPEDEEEEGDPGLGTVEDQALGTASLHHQRVHINISGLRFETQLGTLAQFPNTLLGDPAKRLRYFDPLRNEYFFDRNRPSFDGILYYYQSGGRLRRPVNVSLDVFADEIRFYQLGDEAMERFREDEGFIKEEEKPLPRNEFQRQVWLIFEYPESSGSARAIAIVSVLVILISIITFCLETLPEFRDERELLRHPPAPHQPPAPAPGANGSGVMAPPSGPTVAPLLPRTLADPFFIVETTCVIWFTFELLVRFFACPSKAGFSRNIMNIIDVVAIFPYFITLGTELAEQQPGGGGGSQNGQQAMSLAILRVIRLVRVFRIFKLSRHSKGLQILGKTLQASMRELGLLIFFLFIGVILFSSAVYFAEADNQGTHFSSIPDAFWWAVVTMTTVGYGDMRPITVGGKIVGSLCAIAGVLTIALPVPVIVSNFNYFYHRETDHEEPAVLKEEQGPQSQGPGLDRGVQRKVQESSGSRGSFCKAGGTLENADSARRSSCPLEKCNVKAKSNVDLRRSLYALCLDTSRETDL, from the coding sequence ATGGAGATCGCCCTGGTGCCCCTGGAGAACGGCGGTGCCATGACCGTCAGAGGAGGCGATGAGGCCCGGGCAGGCTGCGGCCAGGCCACAGGGGGAGAGCTCCAGTGTCCCCCGACGGCTGGGCTCAGCGATGGGCCCAAGGAGCCGGCGCCAAAGGGGCGCGGCGCGCAGAGAGACGCGGACCCGGGAGTGCGGCCCTTGCCTCCGCTGCCCAAGGAGCTGCCACAGCCTCGACGGCCGCCTCCCGAGGACGAGGAGGAAGAAGGCGACCCCGGCCTGGGCACGGTGGAGGACCAGGCTCTGGGCACGGCGTCCCTGCACCACCAGCGCGTCCACATCAACATCTCCGGGCTGCGCTTCGAGACGCAGCTGGGCACCCTGGCGCAGTTCCCCAACACCCTCCTGGGCGACCCCGCCAAGCGCCTGCGCTACTTCGACCCCCTGAGGAACGAGTACTTCTTCGACCGCAACCGGCCCAGCTTCGACGGTATCCTCTACTACTACCAGTCGGGGGGCCGCCTGCGGAGGCCGGTCAACGTCTCCCTGGACGTGTTCGCGGACGAGATCCGCTTCTACCAGCTGGGGGACGAGGCCATGGAGCGCTTCCGCGAGGATGAGGGCTTCATTAAAGAAGAGGAGAAGCCCCTGCCCCGCAACGAGTTCCAGCGCCAGGTGTGGCTTATCTTCGAGTATCCGGAGAGCTCTGGGTCCGCGCGGGCCATCGCCATCGTCTCGGTCTTGGTCATCCTCATCTCCATCATCACCTTCTGCTTGGAGACCCTGCCCGAGTTCAGGGATGAACGCGAGCTGCTCCGCCACCCCCCAGCGCCCCACCAGCCTCCCGCGCCCGCCCCTGGGGCCAACGGCAGCGGGGTCATGGCCCCGCCCTCTGGCCCTACGGTGGCACCGCTCCTGCCCAGGACCCTGGCCGACCCCTTCTTCATCGTGGAGACCACGTGCGTCATCTGGTTCACCTTCGAGCTGCTCGTGCGCTTCTTCGCCTGCCCCAGCAAGGCAGGGTTCTCCCGGAACATCATGAACATCATCGATGTGGTGGCCATCTTCCCTTACTTCATCACCCTGGGCACCGAGCTGGCAGAGCAACAGCCAGGGGGCGGAGGAGGCAGCCAGAATGGGCAGCAGGCCATGTCCCTGGCCATCCTCAGAGTCATCCGCCTGGTCCGGGTGTTCCGCATCTTCAAGCTCTCCCGCCACTCCAAGGGGCTGCAGATCCTGGGCAAGACCTTGCAGGCCTCCATGAGGGAGCTGGGGCTgctcatcttcttcctcttcatcgGGGTCATCCTCTTCTCCAGTGCCGTCTACTTCGCAGAGGCTGACAACCAGGGGACCCATTTCTCTAGCATCCCTGATGCCTTCTGGTGGGCAGTGGTCACCATGACCACTGTGGGCTACGGGGACATGAGGCCCATCACCGTGGGGGGCAAGATCGTGGGCTCGCTGTGTGCCATCGCCGGGGTCCTCACCATTGCCCTGCCTGTGCCCGTCATTGTCTCCAACTTCAACTACTTCTACCACCGGGAGACGGACCACGAGGAGCCGGCAGTCCTTAAGGAAGAGCAGGGCCCTCAGAGCCAGGGGCCGGGGCTGGACAGAGGAGTCCAGAGGAAGGTCCAGGAGTCCAGCGGCAGCAGGGGATCCTTCTGCAAGGCCGGGGGGACCCTGGAGAATGCAGACAGTGCCCGAAGGAGCAGCTGCCCCCTAGAGAAGTGTAACGTCAAGGCCAAGAGCAACGTGGACTTGCGGAGGTCCCTTTATGCCCTCTGCCTGGACACCAGCCGGGAAACAGATTTGTAA